In bacterium, the following are encoded in one genomic region:
- a CDS encoding ABC transporter permease encodes MDIITITKTAFHSLRTNLARSLLTILGIIIGVMAIVLVVALGQGAQGLILDQVKGFGGNIIMLHPGRQPTNPNQATETVLSNSIKQREIDALRNPINVPDVASVDPSVLVTGAVTYQENSYRPTILGWTSSALTEMFQISPSEGTIFSDDDILQRNKVAVIGATVREKLFGQSDAVGKFIKIRDQNIRVIGVLPNLGQVSVFNVDELVLLPYSTAQKDILGINFFHTVFVSIKDGANVDLAASDIKTTLRDMHNIIDPEKDDFYAMTQKDVVNRLSTITQALTVFLAMIASISLVVGGIGIMNIMLVSVTERTREIGLRKALGATNSDILRQFLLEAVILTVSGGASGTILGISLAFITSVVLKARFGLAWPFQLPLSAIILGVGMAGVVGLVFGIYPARKAARKDPIEALRYE; translated from the coding sequence ATGGACATAATCACCATCACCAAAACAGCATTTCACAGTTTAAGAACGAACCTTGCCCGTTCTCTTCTTACGATTCTCGGCATTATCATCGGCGTAATGGCGATTGTTTTAGTCGTCGCTCTTGGTCAAGGTGCCCAAGGCCTGATTCTCGACCAGGTAAAAGGTTTTGGCGGAAACATCATTATGTTGCATCCTGGTCGCCAGCCGACCAACCCCAACCAAGCCACCGAGACTGTCCTCTCCAATTCAATAAAACAACGAGAAATCGACGCCCTGCGTAATCCTATAAATGTACCTGATGTCGCCTCTGTTGACCCATCCGTCTTGGTCACCGGTGCTGTTACTTATCAGGAAAACTCTTACCGTCCGACAATTCTCGGCTGGACATCAAGCGCATTAACGGAAATGTTTCAAATTTCTCCATCTGAAGGTACCATTTTTTCCGACGATGATATTTTACAGCGCAACAAAGTGGCGGTAATTGGTGCCACTGTCCGTGAAAAACTTTTTGGTCAATCTGATGCAGTGGGGAAATTTATTAAAATCCGCGACCAAAATATACGTGTAATTGGTGTATTGCCCAACTTGGGTCAAGTTTCCGTTTTTAACGTAGATGAACTTGTTCTGTTACCTTATTCAACAGCGCAAAAAGATATTTTGGGCATTAATTTTTTTCATACAGTATTCGTGAGCATCAAAGACGGCGCAAACGTTGATCTGGCAGCCAGCGACATCAAGACAACTTTGCGCGATATGCATAACATTATTGATCCTGAAAAAGATGATTTTTACGCTATGACTCAAAAGGACGTTGTGAACCGTTTGAGCACAATTACACAGGCGTTAACGGTTTTTCTCGCAATGATTGCTTCTATTTCATTGGTTGTAGGCGGTATCGGCATTATGAATATTATGCTTGTCTCGGTCACGGAACGCACCCGGGAAATTGGCTTACGCAAGGCCTTGGGTGCTACAAACAGCGACATCTTAAGACAGTTTTTACTGGAAGCGGTAATTCTTACGGTCAGCGGTGGCGCATCTGGTACAATACTCGGCATAAGCTTAGCGTTTATTACTTCGGTTGTGTTAAAAGCGCGGTTCGGTCTCGCTTGGCCCTTCCAATTACCATTATCTGCTATCATACTGGGTGTAGGAATGGCTGGGGTCGTGGGACTGGTTTTTGGAATCTACCCCGCACGTAAAGCGGCGCGAAAAGACCCAATCGAAGCCTTGCGTTATGAATAA
- a CDS encoding ABC transporter ATP-binding protein, whose product MAPLIELRDVKKSYQDDGVATLALRGVSFSINQGEFVSIMGPSGSGKSTLLHILGLLDKPSEGKYFFDGHDTTKFDEPYAAHFRNEQIGFIFQAFHLLARSTVMENVLLPLQYSSIPKNQHEKRALAMLEKVNMLHRLKHRPSQLSGGEKQRVAIARALVNNPKVLMADEPTGNLDSQSGKSVMETLDNLHHQGHTILVITHETPAARYAQRMIRVQDGTIVSDEQSSLMHGHNGYEK is encoded by the coding sequence ATGGCTCCGCTCATCGAGCTTCGTGACGTCAAAAAATCATACCAAGACGACGGCGTGGCAACCCTCGCATTACGTGGTGTGAGTTTTTCAATCAACCAAGGCGAATTTGTATCTATAATGGGCCCTTCCGGTTCGGGAAAATCAACACTTCTCCATATTCTGGGTCTGCTCGACAAACCATCCGAAGGAAAATATTTTTTTGACGGTCACGACACCACAAAGTTCGATGAACCTTACGCCGCGCACTTTCGCAATGAACAAATCGGTTTTATTTTTCAGGCTTTTCATCTTCTGGCCCGCTCTACGGTAATGGAAAATGTATTATTGCCTCTCCAGTATTCGTCAATCCCAAAAAATCAACACGAAAAAAGAGCTTTGGCAATGTTGGAAAAAGTAAATATGCTCCATCGCCTCAAGCACCGACCGTCTCAACTATCGGGTGGCGAGAAACAGCGGGTGGCCATCGCGCGTGCCTTAGTTAATAATCCAAAAGTTTTAATGGCGGACGAACCCACCGGCAACCTCGACTCACAATCCGGAAAAAGCGTTATGGAAACATTGGACAATTTACACCATCAAGGGCACACCATTCTGGTTATCACTCATGAAACACCGGCCGCACGCTATGCCCAAAGAATGATCCGCGTGCAAGATGGCACGATTGTATCTGATGAACAAAGTAGTCTTATGCACGGCCATAACGGTTACGAAAAGTAA
- a CDS encoding efflux RND transporter periplasmic adaptor subunit — translation MKKSTKIYTSITVVIVLLIIGYLIFGRRNGTAINVTRTVTAERGDIVQDVSFSGNVKSPLSSDLSFELAGTVKNIFVDSGDVVTKGQKLAQIDVRSAQLQLAQARAQRVATQDQTLISSQKAEQDYTNTKKLNEKTILKYRLAVVDAKAAFEQAGDAYNATRDEYGDESSTAKTKYSTVLSAETTYHNAQKVYSEQKDSLLNSTYDSQKTAELARAQYQASVQASLNTPGLSAVQASENLAALALAKSTLTAPFDGIIASRDINEGELASASKPILSIQGNGVLEVTANVPETDAMKIKVDQKATVTFDAFPSTEQYPATVTRVAPAAKVIGGVPTFEIRLKIDNLSEKIKAGLTANVIVHAAKKENVVGVQRRAIITRDEKQYVKIVDTKGTETEREVVTGLLGSNGTIEVVSGLNSGDKVIVSTVK, via the coding sequence ATGAAAAAATCTACGAAAATTTACACTAGTATCACAGTCGTAATTGTTTTATTGATAATTGGTTATCTAATATTTGGACGAAGAAACGGCACCGCCATTAATGTGACCCGCACCGTCACGGCCGAGCGTGGCGATATCGTGCAAGACGTCAGTTTTTCTGGAAACGTAAAATCCCCTCTTTCTTCAGATTTATCGTTTGAGCTGGCCGGCACAGTCAAAAATATTTTTGTTGATAGTGGCGATGTTGTAACAAAGGGTCAAAAATTAGCCCAAATAGATGTTCGTTCCGCTCAATTACAATTGGCCCAAGCCCGCGCCCAACGCGTCGCCACGCAAGACCAAACCCTGATTTCTTCCCAAAAAGCGGAACAGGACTACACGAACACGAAGAAATTGAACGAGAAAACAATCCTGAAATACCGTTTAGCCGTCGTAGATGCGAAAGCCGCTTTTGAACAAGCAGGCGATGCTTATAACGCCACAAGAGACGAATACGGTGACGAGTCTTCAACTGCCAAAACAAAATATTCCACTGTCCTAAGCGCCGAAACCACCTATCACAACGCCCAGAAAGTTTATTCCGAACAAAAAGATTCCCTGTTAAACAGTACTTACGACTCCCAAAAAACAGCGGAATTGGCACGCGCGCAATATCAGGCATCCGTCCAAGCGTCTCTCAACACACCGGGCCTTTCCGCGGTTCAGGCGAGTGAAAACCTTGCCGCACTCGCTCTCGCCAAGAGCACGCTTACTGCCCCCTTTGACGGCATTATCGCTTCTCGCGATATTAACGAAGGCGAATTGGCCAGCGCATCGAAACCCATTTTAAGCATCCAGGGCAACGGCGTACTGGAAGTAACGGCGAATGTGCCGGAAACCGACGCTATGAAGATCAAAGTTGACCAAAAAGCAACGGTAACATTCGACGCCTTCCCCTCCACGGAACAATACCCCGCGACAGTTACACGCGTTGCGCCGGCGGCAAAAGTGATTGGCGGTGTGCCAACATTTGAAATACGTCTCAAAATAGACAACTTGAGTGAAAAAATAAAAGCGGGTTTAACGGCCAACGTGATTGTACATGCCGCAAAAAAAGAAAATGTTGTCGGAGTTCAACGCCGGGCAATTATCACGCGTGATGAAAAACAATACGTCAAAATTGTTGACACCAAAGGCACAGAGACGGAGCGCGAAGTTGTCACCGGTCTTTTAGGCTCAAACGGAACAATTGAAGTTGTTAGCGGACTAAACTCCGGTGATAAAGTTATTGTTTCGACAGTAAAATAA
- a CDS encoding zinc ABC transporter substrate-binding protein, producing the protein MKKIVAFFVVALLLSVSLVLFAASKSKPVPKPALGKIIVTASFYPLAEFAKRIGGDYIDVVNITPAGVEAHDYEPTPRDIAAIRVSKVFLYQGAGFDPWAERVAQDLKGTDVKAVNITDQFDLKSVIGEGVTAKDPHVWLDPVLAQKEVLKIRDAIISVFPQYSDRFNQNADAFIVKLVALDTFIRKSLTGCALSDIIVSHQAFSYFSSRYGINETAISGISPEEEPSAQRLGEVAQLAKEKNIKTIFFETLASPKLAETVAKEAGLTTLVLNPLEGLIPEEISSGKDYLSVMADNVHNLQQALQCLNQ; encoded by the coding sequence ATGAAAAAGATTGTTGCTTTCTTTGTTGTTGCGCTACTCCTTAGTGTTTCTCTGGTTCTGTTTGCCGCGTCAAAAAGTAAGCCCGTACCAAAGCCGGCACTTGGAAAAATTATTGTTACAGCGAGTTTTTATCCTTTGGCTGAGTTTGCAAAAAGAATTGGTGGAGATTACATCGACGTTGTAAATATTACGCCCGCAGGTGTGGAAGCGCATGATTATGAACCAACTCCACGTGATATCGCGGCAATAAGAGTTTCGAAAGTTTTCCTTTATCAGGGTGCCGGATTTGATCCTTGGGCGGAACGAGTGGCACAAGACTTAAAAGGAACCGACGTAAAGGCGGTGAATATTACTGATCAGTTTGATTTAAAATCGGTTATCGGTGAAGGAGTCACCGCGAAAGACCCTCACGTGTGGCTGGATCCTGTTTTGGCACAAAAAGAGGTGTTGAAAATTCGTGACGCGATAATAAGTGTTTTTCCGCAATATTCCGATCGTTTTAACCAAAACGCGGACGCATTTATTGTGAAATTGGTGGCATTGGACACCTTTATTCGTAAGTCGTTAACCGGTTGCGCACTTTCCGATATAATTGTTTCTCATCAGGCTTTTAGTTATTTCTCCAGCCGTTATGGAATAAACGAGACGGCGATTTCCGGAATTTCTCCCGAAGAAGAACCGTCCGCGCAAAGACTCGGAGAAGTGGCACAGTTGGCAAAAGAAAAAAATATTAAAACAATTTTCTTTGAGACATTGGCAAGCCCCAAACTTGCCGAAACGGTTGCCAAGGAAGCGGGATTAACGACGTTGGTTCTTAATCCTTTGGAGGGATTAATTCCGGAAGAAATCAGTTCCGGCAAAGACTACTTGTCGGTTATGGCAGATAACGTGCATAATTTACAGCAAGCGTTGCAATGTCTGAACCAATAA
- a CDS encoding metal ABC transporter ATP-binding protein, with protein MSEPIIKVQKLNFQYLGEQVLRNLSFSIDAGEYLGIIGPNGGGKTTLVKILLGLLKPTSGQVVMFDQTLENFHDFNRLGYVPQRISHTDSGFPATVNEIVFSGRTADKHPFYRVTAEDKRVVEEVMKVTEINSYRHRLIGNLSGGERQRVFIARALASDPEILILDEPTVGVDAMAQKQFYSFLKVLNKTRGITILFITHDLEMIAREATKVLCLNHNLVCYGDPSAALDDKVLLDMYQTDMKHVHDHSHENDQHA; from the coding sequence ATGTCTGAACCAATAATCAAAGTTCAAAAATTAAATTTCCAATATCTTGGGGAGCAGGTTTTACGTAACTTGTCGTTTTCTATTGATGCCGGTGAATATCTGGGAATTATCGGGCCAAACGGGGGTGGTAAAACAACGTTGGTAAAAATTTTGTTGGGATTGCTTAAGCCGACTTCCGGTCAGGTGGTAATGTTCGATCAGACTTTAGAAAATTTTCATGATTTTAATCGCCTTGGGTATGTGCCCCAAAGAATTTCGCATACCGATAGTGGGTTTCCGGCAACCGTTAATGAAATTGTTTTTAGCGGGCGCACCGCCGATAAGCATCCGTTTTATCGTGTTACTGCCGAAGATAAAAGAGTTGTCGAAGAGGTAATGAAGGTAACGGAAATAAACAGCTATCGTCATCGGTTAATTGGTAACTTATCCGGCGGGGAAAGACAGCGGGTATTTATCGCGCGTGCCTTGGCTTCAGATCCGGAAATACTGATTTTAGATGAACCGACGGTCGGTGTGGATGCGATGGCACAAAAGCAATTTTATTCGTTTCTAAAAGTGCTTAATAAAACACGGGGAATCACGATTCTGTTTATCACTCATGATTTGGAAATGATCGCAAGGGAAGCCACTAAAGTGCTTTGTTTGAATCATAATTTGGTTTGTTATGGTGATCCGTCTGCCGCTTTGGATGACAAAGTTTTACTTGATATGTATCAGACAGACATGAAACACGTTCACGATCATTCACACGAAAACGACCAACATGCTTGA
- a CDS encoding metal ABC transporter permease, translating into MLDLFQYDFMIRAFIAGIAVALVAPTIGTFLVVRRYSLMADTLAHVSLVGVAIGLVTKTQPVLMAIVAAIIAAVFIEKLRGTKRVFGESILALFLSGSLAIASVIISAAGGFNMSLLNFLFGSITTVTQLDVYVIVAMSLVILFTIFVFFNKFFLVSFDEELARTDGIRAKAYSTLLVVLAAVTVALSMRIVGVLLIGALMVIPVITAIQFSRGFRATILLSIATSFMSVVVGLLTSYYFSLASGGTIVVVALLLFLLSIVFNKKT; encoded by the coding sequence ATGCTTGATTTGTTCCAGTATGACTTTATGATTCGCGCTTTCATTGCCGGTATTGCCGTGGCCTTGGTGGCGCCAACGATTGGAACATTTCTTGTTGTGCGTCGGTATTCACTTATGGCGGACACTTTGGCGCACGTGTCTTTGGTTGGAGTGGCGATTGGTTTGGTCACGAAAACTCAACCGGTACTGATGGCGATTGTGGCGGCAATAATCGCGGCGGTTTTTATTGAAAAATTGCGCGGTACCAAGCGGGTTTTTGGGGAATCGATTTTGGCACTGTTTCTTTCCGGTAGTTTGGCAATTGCCAGCGTGATTATCAGCGCGGCGGGCGGGTTTAATATGAGCCTGCTAAATTTTCTCTTTGGCAGTATTACTACCGTCACGCAATTGGATGTTTACGTTATCGTCGCGATGAGTTTGGTGATTTTGTTTACCATATTTGTTTTCTTCAATAAGTTTTTCCTGGTGTCGTTTGATGAGGAGTTGGCGCGCACAGATGGAATTCGCGCAAAAGCATATAGCACGTTATTGGTGGTATTGGCCGCCGTTACCGTTGCTTTATCAATGCGGATTGTCGGAGTGTTGCTCATTGGTGCCTTGATGGTAATTCCGGTGATCACCGCGATTCAGTTTAGTCGTGGTTTCCGTGCCACAATACTGCTTAGTATCGCCACCTCATTCATGTCGGTTGTCGTTGGTTTATTAACTTCTTATTATTTCAGTCTCGCCAGTGGTGGAACGATTGTCGTGGTGGCCTTGCTTTTGTTTTTATTAAGTATTGTTTTTAATAAGAAAACATAA
- a CDS encoding VanW family protein, with product MCDFMQCVSARPDVKTVPTLEWTVLTSGLAFYCSVIRGIIIVSIIFLFPAGAFAASPLLDQVSVGTVQIKKQMAKNFVLDADGKKFTVPVKTLKNFVSMIEAGDNTMIKLKAWHIYDFLNVYVSPNVNDEGANARFVMKNGTWVFSAPGREGKIVDGVKTSLAIRSALASGKSMAKVSMKKYLPPITSEKEFKKLGLNTIIAEGTTNFGGSPANRVKNITVGRDKLQGILIAPNAEFSLVKTLGSITKETGFFPELVIKENVTVPEYGGGLCQISTTLFRAIVAGGFNVTERRNHAYPVKYYGTPGFDATIYSPRPDLRFINNTGNWLILQGLIAGNKLTFQIYGKPDGRKVKIDGPHVIEKKPDGSLKTLLREVVLDKNGKEILNKLFPSSYKSPDLFPITRKENGESGTIKP from the coding sequence ATGTGCGATTTCATGCAGTGTGTGTCGGCGAGACCAGACGTTAAAACAGTCCCAACTTTGGAATGGACAGTTTTAACGTCTGGTCTCGCTTTTTACTGCAGTGTAATTAGGGGGATCATTATTGTTTCCATTATTTTCCTTTTCCCGGCGGGGGCTTTCGCGGCCAGTCCCTTGTTGGATCAAGTTTCTGTTGGCACGGTACAGATCAAAAAACAAATGGCGAAAAATTTCGTTTTAGACGCTGACGGTAAAAAATTCACCGTACCGGTAAAAACATTGAAAAATTTTGTTTCCATGATCGAAGCAGGTGATAATACAATGATAAAACTTAAGGCTTGGCACATTTATGATTTTTTAAATGTATATGTATCTCCAAACGTGAATGATGAGGGCGCGAACGCGCGTTTTGTTATGAAAAACGGGACGTGGGTTTTTAGCGCGCCCGGGCGAGAAGGGAAAATTGTTGATGGGGTAAAGACTTCATTGGCGATTCGCAGTGCATTAGCGTCAGGAAAAAGTATGGCCAAAGTTTCGATGAAAAAATACCTGCCCCCGATTACATCGGAGAAGGAGTTTAAGAAATTGGGTTTAAACACGATTATCGCGGAAGGCACCACGAATTTTGGCGGGAGTCCTGCTAATCGCGTTAAAAATATTACGGTTGGTCGGGATAAATTACAGGGAATACTGATTGCTCCGAATGCTGAATTTTCTTTGGTAAAAACACTAGGTTCAATCACAAAAGAAACAGGTTTTTTTCCGGAACTTGTTATTAAAGAGAATGTCACAGTTCCGGAATATGGCGGGGGATTATGCCAAATCTCCACAACCCTCTTTAGAGCAATTGTTGCCGGTGGGTTCAATGTCACGGAACGTCGCAATCATGCTTATCCGGTTAAATATTACGGAACACCGGGATTCGATGCCACTATTTATTCACCGCGTCCGGATTTGCGGTTTATCAATAATACCGGTAATTGGTTGATATTGCAGGGTTTAATCGCGGGTAATAAATTAACTTTTCAAATTTACGGCAAGCCGGATGGACGTAAGGTAAAAATCGATGGGCCGCATGTGATAGAGAAAAAACCCGATGGTTCGCTTAAAACATTATTACGTGAGGTTGTTCTTGATAAAAATGGAAAAGAAATATTAAATAAACTTTTCCCAAGTTCATATAAATCGCCCGACCTTTTTCCTATTACCAGGAAAGAAAATGGGGAAAGTGGTACTATTAAGCCATGA